TATTTGCCGTTATCGTCGATCGTTACAAAATTAAAGTATACGGAATCATCCGCAGCATGGGGTTAAATCATCAGGATTCTCAGGACATTGCGCAGGAAGCATTTGTTAAAATCTACCGCAGCTTGGCGAATTATCGGGACGAAGGGCATTTTTCGGCCTGGGTATATAGAATCGTCGTTCATGCGGTGAAGGATCTTCAGCGCCGAAATCGAATCCGTTCTGCTTCAAATGAAGGGACCCATGAACCAAGCCACCAGCATACGCCTGAACAGTTTGTCCTTCAAAAAGAAATGCAGAGGGAATTATATCATCAGCTACAGGAATTGCCCTTTAAGTATCGATTGGTGCTCCTTCTCAAGTATACGAATGACCTGACATATGAAGAAATCTGCGAGATTACCGGATTAAATGCTGACCAAGTTCGAAATGCCATGCACAGAGGCAAAAAGAATCTCAAGAAACAAATCGAGAACAAGGGAGGGATATGGTTTGAAACCTATATTAAAGGCTAGTGACGAGGAGTATTGGGGCTCCAAAATATATGAGGAAGGACCGGACCCCGAATTTACTTCAAACGTGATGAAAGCATTAGAGAACATCGAAATGGACCCGAGGGGGCTTGGCGGAGGCTTGCAAAAGAAAGCCGCTTTCAAGCAGGTATTGCGGCGAATGGTGATGACCGGAGCTGCTGCCGTAATACTCATGGGCGGAGCGTATATGGTATGGCAGAATTCGCCTGACAGTACCTCTATGATCGGCGAGCATCGGTATCAAGGAAGTGACTCTTTATCCACCAACGGATATTGGTTATGGGATGAGGAATATGAAAGAGCTCGACGCTTTGATCTTCTTCAAATGCAGAACGTCAAAGTGGAAGATGGCGGATACTCGATGGAAATCATGGCCGTGTTGAAGGACCGTTCCCATATTGTTATCATCACGAAGCAATTCGGACCAGATGGCCGTTCACTAAAAGACAGTGTGCGCGATCCGTTCTTGATTACGGACACGCAGGGACGCCAAGTTGCAATTCCCGGTAGGCATCTTCGCAACACGGATCCGGGAATACAGGATTATGTTTATGTATTCAATGGCACGGTTCCGGATCACATTGTTATCCAGGGTAAAGCAGTAGAAGTAGTAGCTGATCCAGAACAACAACCACAAGAACGTGTCCTGGTTAATTGGCCGCTGGAGTTGACGATGGATATGACAAATGCCAAATCTTTATCGGTATCTAAACCTTTAGAGGATACATATTCAACGCAGGAAGGGCTCAATATGGACATGAAACAGCTTCTAGTTACACCAAACGGTATCCGCTTTGATATGTCGATATCCCTGGCTCCCCAGATGCTCGAACAGGTCCCATCGAACTGGCATAACGGCCTGGAGGTTTTGTATCAAGTGAAGATTAAGGAAGGTAACCGGTATAAGACCATCGGATCCTATATTAAAAAAGTGGAATCGCAGCAAATGAATACTTCAAGCGGGACCCTGGAATGGTCCAATGAATTCGATTCGACCGTGATTCCTCCGGATTCCAGTCATGTGAGGGTGGTGGTCGACGGATTGACCATGCGTTTCCTAAACGAAGGCGCCATTCAGCTTAACCCCAGAGAGCTGGATAAGAATCCCGCTGTGATGATGGATGGAGGAGACACCCTTACGTTTACAAAATCTTCGCTGCTGAAAGATCCTTCTACAGGAGAACAAATTGTTGCCCTGTACGCCAAGGGAAGGTTTATGAATCAGCCATTACTTGATGAATGGGTAGCAGTTGATAATAATGGGCAGGAATACAAGGTCCATATCGGTGGAGCTTATACGCAGGGGGAGCCAGTAACATCGGAATATTTGGAATTTGCGATTCCAGGTTTAACGAACATCCCGCCATCAATTACATTAAAACGAACCGTTATTGGCAAGAAGCGAGATTTCCAGTGGGCATTCGACTTGCCTGCCGTTTCGAATCTGCCTTGGTAAAGTTGCTGGGACCTCCGACCATGAGTTAACGAACAAACCCTAAAAAGGAATTTCGCCCCCCAAGGAGAACCATATATTACTTGGAGGAGGATGCATCTATGCCTAAAACCATACTTGTAGTCGATGATGATCCGGATATCATTGACATGCTTAAACTTTATCTGGACGCAGAGGGATATAAGACGCTCGAAGCTTTCGACGGGAAAACTGCCCTAGAGCATCTGCGAAGCAGGCACGTGGATCTCGCACTCTTCGATATCATGATGCCGCTCATCGACGGATTCCAGCTGCTCCGTATGATGCGGCAGGATTATA
This Paenibacillus sp. JZ16 DNA region includes the following protein-coding sequences:
- a CDS encoding RNA polymerase sigma factor, translated to MTDASSETEIIRRIVGGEKQLFAVIVDRYKIKVYGIIRSMGLNHQDSQDIAQEAFVKIYRSLANYRDEGHFSAWVYRIVVHAVKDLQRRNRIRSASNEGTHEPSHQHTPEQFVLQKEMQRELYHQLQELPFKYRLVLLLKYTNDLTYEEICEITGLNADQVRNAMHRGKKNLKKQIENKGGIWFETYIKG